The Thermodesulfatator atlanticus DSM 21156 genome contains the following window.
ATATTGGGGCCGCCTTCCATAGGATGGGTAAAGCATAAGAAAAGACTAACACTGCGGTTGTCATTTACGCTAACAATATCATCTGAAGGGATTAGGAGCTGGAAGTGAGCCCAGGCAGGCATAGCAAAAACTAAAAGAAGCAAAGAAATAACTGAAAATAGCCTTTTCATTTTAACCTCCTTTGTGCCAAAATTTTTAATTTAGTGCTACGTTAGCTTTTATAATACGCTTTTTGTTAGTGTCAATGAAAGGGTGGGAATTCTTAGTATTTATTCTTTTAGGCGCCGGTGAATGGCCAGGGCAAGATAGCTTTCATTTTCCTGAAATAGAAGCCTTTTTGCCACCAGATCATCCAGAAAGCCTTTTAGTTTTGTTTCAGGTATATTGGGGAACTTTTCTTTCAACTCTTTGAGAGACCTGATGTCCATTAAGAAAAGATAAATGTCCCGCGAAGGGCCTTTTAGTCTGTGATGGAGGACATTGCCGTTAGGCAGAACCTGGCGAATGATAAGAAAACTTTTTCCATCACGATAGCTAAGAAGAGGGCCTTTTTCTTTAGTAAGCTTATGATAAAGCTTTTGCCAGCGTTTTACTTTCTGCCTCACAGGCTGCCACAGGCGCCTTTGAAAGGCCCTGTCGCCTCGATAAGACCATCCAAGAGGGACAAAGTCTTTTAGGATTTTTTCTGGAAAAAAATAGCGATAATAAGGATGTGGCCAGATGGCCTTGATACCGTAATTTTGGTAATTCTTAAAGACATGGCTTTCGTAGCCCAGCCAGAACGAAACCGTAGTAAGCGGCCGATAGGGAAATACAAAATCGAGATTCCGAAGGGTTTCAGCGACTTCTTCTACGCAGCAGCCTGGAAATTCCAAAATAAGGTTTCCCTCAAGGATAAGGCCTGCTTCTTCGCAATGTCTCATAGCTGCTATGTTTTCAATGGCGGTAGTCCCTTTGTTCAGTTTTTTGAGAACTCCCGTGCTCAGGGCTTCTATTCCTATTTGTACCCAGGTAAGACCACCCTGGCGCATAAGATGGTAATCAGTGCGTTTATAAACTGCGCGTAGCTCTGCAAAAAAACGATAGTCGATTTTGTCTTTGGCAAGCTCAGCAAAAAGAAGAAGGGAATCTTTTACTGGCAGACAATTATCCATGAAGGCAAAATCCAAGAGCCCTGCTTGTGCGTGGGCCCTAATTTCTTTTAAAACCTGGGGAAGGGCCTTTTTACGAAAGCCATGCCATTGAAGATTTAGATTGCAAAAGCTGCACTTGAACCACCAACATCCCCGGGACATTTCCAAGGGGATTGTCGGGAAAAAGCGCTTCTCCGCAGGAAGAGACATAACCTCCTTTAGGTAGTCGTCATAGATAGGCGAGGGAAGTTCTTCTGGGTTAAGCTCTAAAAAACCTTCTCCTTCCACGGTGCCGTTTTTGCGAAAGAAAAGACCTTTGTGAGGCTTTGGAGCCCCTTCGATCAAATGTTTGAGCAAGGCTAAAAGAGGTTTTTCTCCTTCGCCGTTTATTATGAAATCAACCTCGGGAAAAAGCCGCAAAATACTTTTTCCTAAGTCTTTCGCGCAGCTTGAGCCGCCAAAGATAACAGGCTTTTCAGGAAAACGCCTTTTAAGCCATTTTGCCCCCCAAAGAGAAGTGCAAAGCTGATTAAGGCATACCGAAAAACCTATGGCGGAAAAAGGCTTCCAATCTATCTCTGCAAAACAGGCTTCAAGGTTGCTTTCCAAAGTGGCTAAATTTTTTTCGAAATCAAAGTTTGGGATTTTTCCTTTGGTCTTTTTTTGACAAAAGTTTTTAATTTCAGGGCACCTTTCAGGAAAAAGAAGTGCTGCTCCCAGGGCTTCTGCTATCCAGAATGTTTCACTTAATTTTTGATACAGGTCGTAGCCAAGGGCTGAGGCCACTTTGAGATAGGGATGAAATGATTTGACTTCTAATTCAGGCCAGTTTTTTTGTAAAAACCCCTTTAGCACCCCTACTTGCACAGAGGGTCTGCTAAAGAGGGGCCACGGCATAGCGATAAGAGCAAAAGATCTTGGGTTCACTTTGGCTTAATAAGATTGCATTTGCGCGAGATAGGCCTTCCAGCCTTCGTATTCTAATTTAGCGGCCTTTTCTTCTACCATTTCTTTCATGTCTTTCATGAATTCTTTTACGCGCTTGCGGATTTCTGGGTACTTGGCGCCGAGCATTTTGGCCGCAAGGATCCCCGCATTTTTAGCGTTGTTTATGGCAACAGTGGCCACAGGCACCCCTGCTGGCATTTGCACAATGGAAAGAAGCGAATCCATCCCGGAAAGAGAACGTGTTTTGACAGGCACTCCAATTACAGGAAGCGCGGTAAGAGAGGCTACCATGCCTGGAAGATGCGCTGCTCCTCCTGCGCCAGCTATGATTATCTCTATGCCGCGTTCTTCGGCTTTTTGGGCATAATCAAACATGCGCTCAGGGGTACGGTGTGCGGAAACAATGCTTATTTCATAAGGTACTTGGAATTTTTCGAGCATTTCCGCGGCGTCTTTCATGACGGGTAAATCTGAGTCACTTCCCATGATGATGGCAACTAGTGGTTTGTCCACGTTACTCCCCCTTTACGTGTAGGATTTCTTTTACTTTCATGGCCTTTTTAACGACTTGGTCAATGTTGCGGTCAACTATATTCACATGCCCCATTTTACGAAAAGGCCTAACTTCCTTTTTGCCATAAAGATGTATGTGCACGCCTTCCAGGGAAAGCGCCTCTTCGAAGCCTTCTATCACAGGCGTTCCCTGGCCTTCGCCCAAAAGGTTTATCATCATGGTGGGGATCAAAAGATCAGTAGCGCCTAGAGGGAGTCCGGCTATGGCCCTGATGTGTTGTTCAAACTGAGAAGTAATACAACCATCAAGGGTAAAATGGCCAGAATTGTGTGGCCTTGGGGCAATCTCGTTTACCAGGATATCGCCCTCTTTACTCAAAAACATTTCCACGGCAAAAATTCCAACAGCACCTTCTCCTAAGGCCTCAATCACCTGAAAAGCTATTTCCTGGGCCTTTGCGGCCAAAGATTCATCTATGCGTGCGGGGCAAAGGACTTCATCGCAGATATTAGCACGAACGTCAAATAGCATTTCCACTACGGGATAAACTTTTATCTCGCCTTGCGGAGATCTTGCCACCAAAACGGCAATTTCTTTTTCAATGGCGATGGCTTCTTCTACGTAGAAATTCTCTTTAAAAGCGTCTTTTAGATCTTCTTCGCTCTTAATGACCAGGACTCCCTGGCCGTCGTATCCCCCGTGTCTCAATTTTTGTACAAAGGGATACCCCAACAGTTTGGCCGCCTGAGTTAAGTCTTCTTGGTTTAAGAATCGGGGTATGGGAATCCCGGCTTCTTTGAGTAACATTTTCTGTTTGAGTTTGTCCTGGATGATATCGAGAATCTTGGGAGACGGCCTTATTACAACACCTTGCTGTTCGAGTTCATTAAGCTTTTGCGTATTTACGTGTTCAATATCAAAGGTTATCACATCTACTTTTTCCGCGAGGAGAGCTATTTTCTCAGGGTCTTTAAAGCTTCCGATTATTTGCTTGGCTCCTACTTGAGCCGCGGGGCATGCTGGGGTGGGATCAAGGACTAAAAAATCAAAACCAAGTCTTTTGGTCTCAAGGACCATCATACGTGCAAGTTGTCCCCCACCGAGTATTCCAATTGTTTTAATATTTTTCATGTAGCTCCTTTTATTTTTCCCAAGTTGGTAACAATTTCGGATTCTTGCCTAAACTTTATACAACCTTCTTAAAAAAACCAAAAGAGAACTTTGAAAGATCGTCGGTATCAGCGTTGTAAGCACCACCGCACTTACAAAACAGGCCAGGGTGTTCTCCCTGGCCTGTTTAGCTATTCTTTTTGCAAAAGTTCTTTGACGCTTGGGAAAAGGTCGAGATTGGTATGAGGCAAAAACAGAGCTGAAACGTAGTAGTCCATGTAACCAGGATGGGCAGAAAGCTCAAAGTGGGTCATCATCTGGGCAACTTGTTCCATCTCCGCTAGAGCCTCCTGAGAAAGGGCTGCCATGCGGGCCCCAAGAAGCGAGCTGTTGCCCACAAAATAAAAGTTTTCCCTGGGAAGGTCCGGCAAAAGCCCGATAATAATAGCCTGCTCAAGATCAAGAAAACTGCCAAAGTTTCCCGCAAGAATAACCCGCTCAACCATGCCTATTTCAAGGCCAACGGACTCAAGAAGCGTTTGGTACCCTGAAAACATGGCCCCTTTGGCGCGGATGAGATTATCAATATCTGCTTCGGTAAAAACAATGTCTTCGCCTGTGGCAGACTCTTCTGCCCAAACAAGCACGTATTCATAGCCTTCGCGGCCTTCTCTTATGCGCGGGTTGTCAAGGTCGCGACGGTATTTGCCAGACTGGTCAATAATGCCTTCGATAAAAAGGCTTGCCAGAAGCGAAATAATACCCGAGCCGCAAATCCCTTTTGGCTTTTTATTGCCAATAGTAAGGATCATGGGCTCAAGGGTCTCTGGATCAATGTGCACGGCCTCTATGGCCCCGGTGGTTGCGCGCATGCCGTGCTTAATCCCCCCGCCCTCAAAGGCAGGCCCAGCAGAACACGCTGCGCAGGCTAGAAAGTCCTGGTTCCCCACCACGATTTCGCCATTGGTGCCGATATCGATAAAAAGCGTTAAAGGGCTCTCCTTGGCCATGCCTGTGGCCACCACCCCTGCGGTAATGTCTCCACCCACGTAGCTTGCCACGCACGGAGCAAGGGTTGTAATGGTCTGGTCTCCGGCTGGAAGGCCAAGCTCTTTAGCAGGAACCACGGGAAATTTGGCAGCTACCGGCACATAAGGGCTTTCGCGCAAGAATCGTGGCTCAAGCATGAGCAGAAAATGGCTCATAACTGTGTTGCCTGCAAAGGAATAATGGGCAATTTCTTCGGGCTTAACCCCGTGTTTACCGCAAAGTTCCTGAGAAAGCTTGGCAATGCATTCCACCACCCGCTCATGAAGTATCTTTAATCCGTCTTTTTTACGGGCAAATTCAATGCGGCTGATTACGTCTTCACCATAGCTGATTTGTGGGTTGTAATCTGAAGTAGAGCCAATAACGTTTCCTGAATTCAAATCAACCAGTTCTGCGCAAATCGTGGTGGTGCCTATGTCAACGGCTATGGCGAAATGACGCGAGGTGGTATCACCTGGCACAACATCAAGGAGTCGTGGCGTATTTTTTTTGAAAACGCAAGCGGTGACATCAAAGTTTTTTTCACGAAGAACGTAAGGCAGCTTTCTTAGGAGCTTCCAGTTTATGTCTATTTCTTCTGCAGAGAGTTCTTTGAGAATTCCTGTTTCAAGTCGAGCCAGATCAGGCATATTGTTTTCAATGCTTGGGGGCTCAAGAGAAAGATGAATCTTTTGCATTACAGGGGATATGCTCACTTTGGCAGGCCCGCGAGCTTCAAGCCAGGAACTTGCCACTTTCTTTGCCGGGCGCAAAAGGGCTCTTCGGTCAACCTCACTTTCAACTGGTACGCGAATTACCAAATCGCTTTTGGGAATTAACGTGCAGGCCTTATACCCGCCTTCGGGGAGAGGCTCCCCTTCCACCTCTCCTCCTTCTAAAAACACACGGCATTTGCCGCAGACTCCTGCGCCACCACAGGAAGCGTTAATATGAATACCCGCCTTCATGGCTGCGCGGATAACAGTTTCACCTTCAGGGATTTCAACTGTTACCCCCGCAGGAAGAAACGTAATCTTTGGCATGCTTACCTCCTAAAGCTCAAGCCAGGATTCAGAAAAGATGGTCTTTCCTGTGAGCACACGAGTGGTTTTGTAAATTTCGAGCTCTTTAGGAGAAAGCGAAGCCGGGTCTGGCTCATCTCCGTCCATGATGTCATGGACAAGTTTTACCCACTCAGGGTGTTTTCCTTTGGCAATTTCAACGAGCTCTTTGTCATATACGTTCAAAATAGCCGAGTAAATGTTGTATTTCATGAGCATCATGAGATAAACCCGGTCAAGATAGCCCCTCAGGTGATGGGGCACCCCGTTTGATACGTTTGAAAGGCCAACCGTGCTTTTACATCCCGGCGCAATATCTGGCAGCATGGCCAGAAAATTGAGCCCTTCAAGTATCTGATCAGCTCCCAGGGTAATGGGTGTGCCAATGGGGTCCACCCAGATTTTTTCATTAGGAATACCTGCTTCATTCATGGCCATGATAAGGTCCACAGCCATAGCTGCCCGCTCATTGGCATCGCGGGGCATACCCTCTGGCCCCCAGAGAAGAGCGATCACGTCGCAACCCACTTCCGCAGCAAAAGGGATGAGCTTTTCCATGCGTTCAGGTTGGGCTGAGATGGAATTCATCAGCATGCCAGCAGGATTTTTCGAGGCCTTAATCCCGGCAATCAAGGCGTCAGGGTTAGTGGTATCAAGGGAAAGAGGAGTATCAACCACTTCTTCTACGACTTTTACGATCCAGGCAGCAAGGTCCGGACCGTCTTTTTTGGCCGGGCCTATGTTTAGGTCAAGATAATCTGCCCCAAGCTCTGTTTCTTCCTTGGCCATTTCCTGGATGGGAACGGGATTGCGCTCCTTCATAGCAGCGCCTGTTCTTTTGCCCATAATGTTAATGGATTCTGCAATGCAAACGACTTTTTGAGACATAAAACCCTCCTTAAAAGTATTTTTTGGGAGGGCATTCGAGGAGGCACAAAGGGAAGAAATCCCCTTTGCAGGGCCTTAAGCCTCGAAGCCCTACAAAACTCAAACCCTGGGCCGGTCTCCCGGCTTCCAGATCATCCTACTTGCCGCGCCTTCCCAGGGCCTGCTGTGGGCCCCAGTGGCTTGTCCCCAAGGGTGGGTAGCGGCTTTCGTCCCCGGTTACGGTTGCGGGCCAGCGCCGGACTTCCACCGGACTTCCCGATTATCTCCAATAGGAGCACCCAGGGCCCTGTTGTTCAACTTAATTTTTACTGAAAACCATTTTAAGTCAATACGATTTGTTAACGGTCATAAGCGATTGCCACAACAAAACATGAAAAAGCGCTGCGGGGACCGGCCAGGGACCTGCTCTTTTTCTCAAGCCCCGTTGTGGGGATCCGTTCCTATTTTTCTTTCCGAAAAATGGGAACGGATCCTGAACTCCGAAAGCACAAAACAGATGGCACTTGAACATGTCATTGCAATCGAGGCGAGGCAATCTAGCTCCCTCACTGTGCTCGGTAGAGAGATCGCTTCGTCGGCCTTAACAGCCCTCCTCGCGCTGACATTTTAGCGGTTATTGCTAGGGCCTCTTTTTCTGTCATTGCGAGGGAGCGTAAGCGACCAAAGCAATCTCATGGGATCACTTCGGCGTACGAATCGCACGCCTTGTGATGATGGTGTAGCCGGGATCGCGCGGGAGTACAAGCCTCGCGAAGATGCTTTGTGGGATAAATTTGCTACCAATAATATTGTCAAAGGCACTCGCAATGCATGATAAGGGGGTTGGGAGTGACGGAAAAAGAAAAGGGGGCCAAGCCCCCTTCCTTTATTCGTGGATTTCGCCGGTGCCTGTTCCAGGAGCCTTGGCTTCAGGCTCACCAATGTCAACAAAGCGATCCTTAAGTTTCTCAAGGACTTTGGGAAGGGTGGTGTATTCCATTTCTTCAGGCGGAAGACGGTGTGGTTCAAAAATACCCTGGCGACGAAGCTGATTAGCAAGAATTGCGCAGCGATTACGAGCATCATCAAAGGCAGGATCATCAAAAAGATCATTAGGACCTACCAGTTTTCCATTACACAACTGATAACCAGCAGCAACAACACGAGGAGGACCATCGAAACGAGTGGGTTTGGCCTCTTTAAAGGAGACTGGCATAAGAGGGCCTGTGTGTGAACCGCGCATCCAACCTTCTACTAGCCAAGGTCTTGCAAAAGGCTCAAGGGCTTCACCCACTGCGGGAAAGCCACTTTGACAACGAACGATCAATACGGGATCGTCTTTACCTACGTAACGCCCAGCCATTAAAGAAAGTTTTTGGGTTGAAGCCACCGCAGCGATTTCTTGGTCTCTATTGCGGTAAACAGCCCTTACGACATAGCGGCTCGTAGCTCCGATGAACACCAAGAGGTCATAAAGCTCTCTCGGGGTTTCTAGCTTTACTGCTTTGCCGGAATAAACATCCATTACTTCAAAGGTAAAGCCATCATGCATGGAAGGGTCGATTACCAAACCGGCAGTGTTCATGGGATCAGCAAACATTTCATAAAGAGCTAGGTTCCAGGCACTTGGAGAAGTTTTATCCGCAAAATATACGATGATTGGTTCGCTTTTCCTTTCTTCAAATTCCATTTCAGCTACACCAGGGCCCATGCCTTTTACGTTTCCAGAAAAGGCATCAGCAAGGAGATCCTGGCCTGCTCCATAAAGTTTGAGACTTTTTGCAACTTCTGTCCCTGCAACAAAGGCATCCCAGGCGAGTTTGTGGACCTCTTCGTTATCTTTGCCTTTGGTATGGGTCATTACTATGGCAATGTCATCACCACAGGTAATAACAGAAGCATCGATCAAGATTCCTTTGGAAACAGCCTCTGCGACGTATTCTTTTACCTTTGCTACTACGTCAGGGTGTGTAGAGGAATGTCCTACATAGCCGCCAATATCGGCCTTAATCACTGAAAGAGTGAGCTTCATATTGCCCTCCTTTGGTATAGTTTTTCTGGGAAACCCCTCGCCTATTTAATACCAATTTTTATTAAGAAAAAGAAGAAATTTTTGAAAACAATGTGGAAGGCAAAGAAAAGAGATGGTGCCGAGGGCGGGAGTCGAACCCGCACGGGGGTGAACCCCAGTGGATTTTGAGTCCACCGCGTCTGCCAGTTCCGCCACCTCGGCGTGCTCTAATCAATTACCACGAAGCCTTGGTTCTTGCAACGTGCAAGGCATCTTGTCGCTTATTAGATTTCCGTTAAATTTTCCTTGCCATGCAAATAAAACGGTTAGAAATTTTTGGCTTTAAATCCTTCCCGCGCAAGATTTCTATCAGCTTCCCCCCTGGGATCTCAGCCATTGTGGGGCCAAATGGCTCAGGGAAAAGCAACCTGGTAGATGCCTTAAGGTGGATCCTTGGAGAACAAAACCCACGCCTTTTACGTGTGCGGGAAATGTCAGATCTCATATATGCTGGTGAAAACGGCTTTCGTCCGGAATTTGCCGAAGTAAGGCTTGTCCTTGATAATGAAAAAAAAGACGGTCCTAAAGAGCTTGCTAACCTTTCTGAGATTTCTGTGGTGCGGCGGCTTTATCGCGACGGTGAAAGCGAATTCTTCCTTAATAATAAACCCTGCCGCCTGAAAGACATTGTCTATCTTTTTATTGATAGCGGTGTTTACGCTCGGGGATACGGCATCATAGACCAGGGCCAGGTAAGTCAATTTATCGACCAATCTCCTAAAGAAAGGCGCAAACACCTTGAACAACTGGCTGGGATTAGCCGCTACAAAATCCGCCGTGATGAAACAGAAAAACAAATAACAAAAACCCTGGAAAACTTAAGACGTATAAAAGATATTTTGAGCGAAGTAGAGGGAAGATTAGAAGAACTCAGTAAACAAGCCGCTGAAGCTAAAAAATATCTTTCTTTGCAGGAAGAGCTGAGAAATCTCGAAATACATAAGTTAAACCAGGAATATAAAAAACAAACAGAAAAGAAAGAAAAAATTCTCGAAAAAAGAAAACAATTAGAAGTAAAGGTTAAATCATTAAAAAAAGAGATTGAACAGCTTGAACCAGAAATCCTAGAATGTGAAGGCAAAATAGGAATCCTTGAGGAAGAACTGCAAAACTTAGAAAAGAAATTAAGAGACTTAGAAGAACAGCACCAGGTAAAAAGAAAAGAAATAAACGTTTTGTTTAGAGAAGAATCGAACTTTGCCAAAGAAATTTCGCAAATAGAAGGGAAGATTTCGGCAAATAAGGAAAGACAACAAAAAATCAGGTTAAGAATATCTGGAATTAAAAAAGAAATAGACGAGATCAAAAAAAATCTCCCAGAAAAGGAAAAAACATATTTTTTCTTAAAAGAAGAAAATAAAACAATTACTGAAAATATAAAAAACGAAGAAAGAGAATTAAAAGAGCTAGAAGAAGCAACAAGAGCGCTGCAAATAAAACTTGATCAAATTAGTAGTGAAATAGAAAGATTGGACAGGGAGCTGGCCTTAGTTACAAAAGAAAAAGAGAAATTCATAAAAGAAGTTGAAGAGCTAAATAATAAAAAAACTATTATAGTACAAAGACTTGAAAATCTAGCAAAAGAAAAAGAAAATTATGAAAAAAAGATAAAAGCAATAGAAGACGAATTGAAAGAAAAGGTTAAAATAGAAGAAAATACTGAAAACGATATAAGAATCATTGAAGAAGAACTTCATGAGCTGTATTTGAGAAGAAAAGAGCTTGAAAGGGAAGTTTCATGGTTATCTTCTTTTATAAGTCAATCCACCAAAGGAATAACAGAAGTTTTAAGCAAAAACAAAATAAAATTTGAACTGGCACTAAATCAAGTAGACCTAACTGAAGAAGAGGAAAAGATTATTGATCACGTATATCAAGACCTAACAAAAGCTATTATCTTAAAGAATAGAAAAGACTTGCCGAAAGCGATTGAGGTTTTGTCAAATACAAATAAAAAAGCGGTGCTTTTTATTGGAAATGACATTAACAGCGTCCTTAAAGAAAAAACTAAAAATATTCAAATTGTTAAAAGCCTGGAAGAAGCAAACATTGAAGAAGAAAAGAAATATCTGATTCCAGAAAAAAATATATTAGTTACCCCTGATGGTTTTGTCTTTGTTTCTTCATCAAAAAGCGAAGAGTTACTAAAAAAGAAAAAAAGGCTTGAAACATTAGTGAAAGAAAAAGAGCAAATACTGCTCAAGATAAAAGAAAAAGAAAGCAAAAACAAAATCTTAAAAGAAAGGCAGGAAAAGCTCAAAAAAGAAATAAGTCAACTAGCTGCTCAAAAAGAAGAATCTGTTAAAAAAATTAAAAACTACACTAAAGAAATGCAGCAAAATCAAATAAACCTAGAAAAAATCGAAAACAATTTAGAAATATTGCAAAAAAATATCTTCTTCCTGGAAGAAAAAATAAATAGTATCAAGAATGAAATCGAAGAAAAAGCTAGCAAAAAAGAACCACTAAAAAAAGAATTTAAAACGTTCGAAGAAAAACTGTTTGAACTGAAGGAAAAATATGAAAGAGAAAAACGACATAAGCTAGAAATAAGTAAAAAACTAAGAGAGATAGAAATAGAACTCATAAGAAAAAAAGAAAAAAAAGAAACTCTTACAAAAGAACTTCAAAAGCAAATCGAAGAAGAAAGCATTTTAGCGCAACAAATAGAGAAATTTGTTTACAAAAAAGATAAAATAAACACTAATTGGCAGCAAATTAAGAAGAAAATTAAAGAGCTAAAAAGTATTCTTAATAGCCAACAAGAAGAAATAAATTCGATTAAAGGAGTAATCGAAGAAAAGAAAAAGAAATTAGACCATTTAAGAAAAAGAGAAAAAGAACTAAGAAATATTGTTTATGAAAAAACCAAAGAGCTAGAAAATGAAGAAAAAGCTCTAAACAGGATATCAGTTGATTTGGCTCAGACTGAGCTCACTTTGGCGCATTTAGCCGAACAAGCTTACCAAAATTTTAAAATCTTCCTTCCTTTAAATGAGGAAAACGAAGAAAAGATACGCATTAAAGACATAAATAAAAGAATATTGGAAGTAAAAGAAGAATTAGACAAGTTTGGGCTGATAAATCTTGCAGCTATCGAAGAATTAGAAAAAACAAAAGAAAGAAAAAACTTCTTGATTTCTCAAAAAGAGGACCTGGAAAAGGCGTTGGATGACTTAAAGGCAGCGGTAAAACAAATTAACCAAACCTGCCGCAAACGTCTGAAACGAGCCCTTGCCGCTGCCAATGAAAAACTTGCTCAGATTTTTCCGGTACTTTTCCCTGAAGCATCGGCAGAGTTGCGTTTTACTGAATCAGAAGACCCACTTGAGGCCGGACTTGATCTTATCGTCAAGCTCCCCGGGAAGCCGATCCGCCATCTGGCTATGCTTTCAGGTGGGGAAAAAGCCCTTACCGCCCTTGCTGTTCTTTGTGCCTTTTATCTGGTCAAACCAGGGCCTTTTTGTGTCTTAGACGAGGTAGATGCCCCGCTAGATGAAGCCAATACCGAAAAATTCGTTAATCTTTTACGAGAACTTACCAAACACTCCCAAGTGATCTTGGTAACCCATAACAAACGCGTCATGGAAAACGCAGATCTCCTCATAGGGGTAACGATGGAAGAAAAGGGCATAT
Protein-coding sequences here:
- the smc gene encoding chromosome segregation protein SMC; amino-acid sequence: MQIKRLEIFGFKSFPRKISISFPPGISAIVGPNGSGKSNLVDALRWILGEQNPRLLRVREMSDLIYAGENGFRPEFAEVRLVLDNEKKDGPKELANLSEISVVRRLYRDGESEFFLNNKPCRLKDIVYLFIDSGVYARGYGIIDQGQVSQFIDQSPKERRKHLEQLAGISRYKIRRDETEKQITKTLENLRRIKDILSEVEGRLEELSKQAAEAKKYLSLQEELRNLEIHKLNQEYKKQTEKKEKILEKRKQLEVKVKSLKKEIEQLEPEILECEGKIGILEEELQNLEKKLRDLEEQHQVKRKEINVLFREESNFAKEISQIEGKISANKERQQKIRLRISGIKKEIDEIKKNLPEKEKTYFFLKEENKTITENIKNEERELKELEEATRALQIKLDQISSEIERLDRELALVTKEKEKFIKEVEELNNKKTIIVQRLENLAKEKENYEKKIKAIEDELKEKVKIEENTENDIRIIEEELHELYLRRKELEREVSWLSSFISQSTKGITEVLSKNKIKFELALNQVDLTEEEEKIIDHVYQDLTKAIILKNRKDLPKAIEVLSNTNKKAVLFIGNDINSVLKEKTKNIQIVKSLEEANIEEEKKYLIPEKNILVTPDGFVFVSSSKSEELLKKKKRLETLVKEKEQILLKIKEKESKNKILKERQEKLKKEISQLAAQKEESVKKIKNYTKEMQQNQINLEKIENNLEILQKNIFFLEEKINSIKNEIEEKASKKEPLKKEFKTFEEKLFELKEKYEREKRHKLEISKKLREIEIELIRKKEKKETLTKELQKQIEEESILAQQIEKFVYKKDKINTNWQQIKKKIKELKSILNSQQEEINSIKGVIEEKKKKLDHLRKREKELRNIVYEKTKELENEEKALNRISVDLAQTELTLAHLAEQAYQNFKIFLPLNEENEEKIRIKDINKRILEVKEELDKFGLINLAAIEELEKTKERKNFLISQKEDLEKALDDLKAAVKQINQTCRKRLKRALAAANEKLAQIFPVLFPEASAELRFTESEDPLEAGLDLIVKLPGKPIRHLAMLSGGEKALTALAVLCAFYLVKPGPFCVLDEVDAPLDEANTEKFVNLLRELTKHSQVILVTHNKRVMENADLLIGVTMEEKGISKIVSVSLN